The Capricornis sumatraensis isolate serow.1 chromosome 15, serow.2, whole genome shotgun sequence DNA segment GGACTGTTTACTTGTGAGTTGCAGATGGAAAAGGAAGGACCCGAAAGAATAATTTTGCCTGCACTGTTATTACCAGCACTGAGACACCAGTAGGTGTCAGCATAGGACACACTCCTCCTGATTTCCGGTTCACCTACATGAAAAGATTTGGTCCTGTTGCTCATACAAACAGGAGCCGCTGGGGCTTCCTCCCTCATCCAGATGCCTGCTTCTCCCTCTAGGGATGTGGCAGCTTTATGGTCATTTGTGGAAGAATTACTTCATGCCCTTTGCAGAAGAATCACTTTGTGCCCTTGGAAGTCACCTGTTCCCGACTCCCATGCACATGAAAAGCCTCCACTCTTAGGATTCTTTGTCTACATTTTCTAGAGTAGCATCTTGGATTTTACACTTCAAGATCACTCTGATCCACAGCCAGAGTTGAGAAGTGATGTCTGAAggtgtaataaaaaaaaagacattactttgcttccATGCGTACTTGTTTCATCTAAATGTGTCCTTGGATTTTACTGTGTTTTATGAAATGTATTTGTGGGTCTATTGTCActgattcatttattaattcatctaGTATTTGAAGAGTCTGCTATGCCTCAGGAATTGTGCTAAGTGTAGTTAAGGAGGGCACCTCTAAGTTTGGGAGGGGAGATAATAAGAGACAAGTAATTTCAATATAAAGTGACACCTATGATAGAGTTTACTCGGCAGTGGGGAGGAGTGAGATGGAGCTCTTCACCTAAGGAACACAGGCAAGGCACAACTAAAATATTGatgaggaggaaggcagggaagagAGCCTGGACAGGCACAGGTGCCCTGTCCTTGGTACTGACTCTTCACTGGCTAAGATAAAGAAGCTTTTCGTAATACCTGGCTTCTGATAATTTCTCTACTCTCTGTCCCACTAATTCCGAACCAGatgagggaaaggggaggaaaaaatgAAGGAACCCAAATGTAAACGGATTAAAGAAGTTATTGAAGAGACAGCCACTGAGTTACTGACTTGGTGATGTGACATTTGAGGGAGAAGGGAGCAGAGATTTCAAATAATTCCCAAGAAGGAAGTTTCTCCTCGGGAAAGGAGGAGGAAGCTCTCCAGTACTTTCTGCAGTGTTATACTTACGAAAGCAGAGGCTTTCTAGAAGTGTTAACAATGTGAAATGGGTCCTGAAATTCACATCTAGGTGAAGAGGGCCTGAGAGGCATTCAGGCAGAGAAAGcattattaacaacaacaacaacaaaaacttgttTAAGGACCCACATGTAACTTAAAATAGCAAGAATACTTAGTGTGATATATCACGATATACTAGTGACGATGTAGCTAGGAGTTATGTCAAGGATGGTCTTGAATGTGCTCCTCACGGAGGCCGGCAAggtgcctccctccctctccctaaaCGACTccccctggggctcttccatggaGACCCCCACTCAGAAGGTGCCTCACCCCACTACTCAGGCCACCCGACTGTCTTCATGACCCTGATCACAGTCTGAAATGTGCTGCTGACACAGTGACCTACTGATTGTCTGCCCTACTGCCCCACGGACCTTGCCTGTCTTGGCCCTGGTGTCAGTAGACCCACAGATAGCGTCCCCCGCAGTTCCTGCTCcctaagtatttgctgaatgaagtaGTTGTGTGAGCCTTCATTCAAGTCTACTCCTCACAAACGAACACGTGTGTTCTAGAGAATATTCTGGAATAGAaattttgtttccagtttttgctgTGTTAGAGGCTGGCACTCTTTGCAGGATGCGGCCAAGAACCACGGAAGGGAGCAAACAGACACGTGGGATCCTAGAACGCTTCAGGATAGACTTTCCCAAATTGTTTTCCTAACACTGCAGGGGTGAGTAGATCTCTCGTTCTGAGCCCAGAGGCTGCTCCTGGAAATCTCAGAATAAGTGGGTCATAAGATAATAGAGTTTTAGAAATGAAAGGATCTTAGGGTGATCCAGGGTCTGACCCATTTCTCTGCTCTAAAGATGAAGCTCCTGGAAGCTGGAAAAGTTCTAAGACTTGCTGGTGAGACCAAATGCCCAGTGTACCCTGGTAAGTCCTCGTACGTGGGCGTCCTCACCCTGCAGAGTCTACTGTTTTACCCTACACTGTCCTGCAAATACAGCACTTCTCTTTGCAATGGACCCCAGCTCTTCTGCACacaatgccccccacccccaatgcaAGTCCTTTGCAGTAGACCCAAGAGCTGGTGAGCAGAGGCAGATCTGAGAAGCCTGCAAGTGGCCGAGTCTCACGGAGTGCcacaggagaggagggggagagaatTCCTTCTCCTTCACGGTGGCCCCCAGAGCTTTGGGTCCGCAGGTCCGAGGATAAGCATTACATGGGGGTTAACCCAAGAGGCAGCACCCTTCTCAAGACAACCACTGGGGAGGATTCCTATACCCAGCTTCTCTGTCGCAAGATATTCATTGTCCATCAACGTGGAAAAGAACCACAAGGTCCAGTAAAACCCAATTGGACAAGCTGAGGATTCAGGTGCATTAGGGCAAACCTGGGGAGGATGGACAGCAGCTGAATTCTAGATACCCACATCCTCAGAACAGCTGTATCTGCTGATGCCCACCCTTCTTCCACCCTGGCCCTGAAAGGGACAACCGATTTCCCTGGGGAAACTCACAGATGAGCTTGGACTTGTCTTTCAGTGTGTCCAGCCTTCCTACATACATGCAGAGCAGCATCCAACAATTGTAATGTAAGAATGGCTGAGCAGTGTGGGCTTAGAAAGAGTAAGACAGGTGGAGAAAACACGAGCAAGTCGGTCTCTTGCCAGTGAAGTTTGCTGAGTGATCCAGAGAGGTGAtggaacttgtccaaggtcacacagcaagttaaCTCTGGGCTGAGACTGAAACCCAAAGTTCTGTTACAATATAAATGAATAACGTTAATATAAACGTTATGCGTAAGTTCTagttacatttaatatttttgcccATAATGCCAGTTGTTTTGGaatgccattctttttttttatcctgCATTCTATTTAAACAAAGCTCTTTAAGGAAATAAAGCTCTCTACCCAGACTGAGTCCCTAAAGGACACAGGCTCCTTCCTCCACAATTCTTGCTGCAAAGACCTACGATGGGCATTGTGGGCACCAGGACCCCCCAGTTTGACCCACGGCCCAGACTCACAGCGATATAGACAAAGGCCTCCCATGACCCTTTCAAATCAGAGATGAACATTTCTAATGGAAAATGACACAACTGACCTTGAGCAGCTCCAGACATGCAAACTTAGTGAGAAAACCTACCAGGAAGTGGAAGGAAGCCGCTACCCCACTTCAGTCAGAGTCTAGCAGCTTGGTGGCTGCAAGCCTCTGCTCACCTCCCTGCTGTGGACAGGGCCGCTGGCCCCTGCAGGACGATTTGTTTCCAGTGCAGTGGGGCTAGGAAGGCTTGGCGGTCAGGACGCTCCAGTCATGAACCGAACACAGTTGTGTGCACGGCCTTCCTTGTAATTCGCAGCGCTTAAAATGAGTCCCAAATTAATCCTTCAGTACTCTGTTCCCATTTTCCTTGAGGGTATGTTCCCTACTTCCTTCCTCCCACAAGGGCAGGGAAGAGCTCCTGTGGTTGGCTCCTGTGGTTCAGAAGACGACCCATGTTGCCACAGTCCAGCCACTGGGAGTCTTGAGATGCTAATTCTAGTAAAGTCAAAGCGGATGAAGAAGATCCAGTCCTTCTGAGGATCACTTAACACCTACAGAACCCATAATATTCTGCACTGCTTTTCATCATGTAGAAAATAACTGGTTCACTCAGCATCCTCAAAACCAGTTCAATTCTATCTCAATGTCATATTCAAAAAAATGCAGCAGGAAGGCAAGCACTGTTTGGTCTCTGTGTTTATTTAACACTTAATAAGTTCCTACAATGAACCAGGAATTGTCTCTTATTGTTTAAAAATGTCAAAGCTGTAAAATATGGCCCCAGGTGAGAGGTTACCAAAGTAGCCTGGAAGGATCAAAATCACTCACGCTGCAAATTCTGCTCTGCAGCTAGGCCAAGCATCAAAACCCCTAGACCCAAAGGAAAGCCCAGGATGGAGATGGTCTTGCCAAAGACCAAGAGGAGGAGCTTGGGGGTGGCACGGGTGGGCCACCAGGAGAGGGGCCAGGTGATGGCCCCAGCGGGTGCATGTAAGGCACAGTGATGTCTGGAATCTTGGCAGGACCTCCCATCTTGCCCTCCAGTAGGTTTTAAATCCCTGACTTTTTTGCCTTCtcccagtttaaaagaaaaaaggtaaaacaaaaagggaaaattcATTGGCATACTTATTTTCCCAAATGACTTTGTTTAAGTCAAATCTAAACTTAAAGGCAATAAATTGTGTGGCTTTCTTCACCCTTCATTAATGATGAAAACTGCCCGTTCAAAAACTACACTAAGACAATGTATTCCTAAATAGCAATCCGGCTTTAATTGTAGGGCATGAACCACCTTGCAAACAAATTACATCACGATGATTTATCAATAGGTACTGTACTGGGTGTTgtcgggctttttttttttttttttcgcaaaCTTAGAACAAACCAGAGAACGTAATGTTTAAGTCTTCATCatgtagaaaaataaactcaacctAAATTACCTTCATGTCAAGGGATCCATTCTGCAAAAGTAAAATTGAAATCTACACTTACAGCAGAGTTTTAAAAATCCTTAGTGCAAGAAACATAACCAATTAATACAGATCAATGCTCAGGAATATGGAAAATTTTCCTATACAGAGGTAGAATCCAGTGCACAAGGCTAAAACAATATTCAATAGTCTAAACAAGACTGAGTCAGGTTTTACGGAATCCACTTTAAACTTTTAGTTAGCAGactgtatgtacatacatacaataaatagactatacaatttttttaagtagtttaaTAAACTCCACAAAATAATAGCAGATGCATTGAAATATTTACATAATTCAATTTTCAAATCTCTCATTCAAATAAAAGGGATAAAAATAAGATGTCTGCTTGAAAGGCAGCAAAACCTCTTTCCTGAAATGGATCGGTAAAGTAAGCTACATGGGAGGAACCAATTTATTTGAGAGGTATTCATAGTCAGCTAAGAAAATATGTCCCTTTTTAAGCTATATAGTttagggaatataaaatggtattttCTACATTTTGGGGGGGTCTCTATTTCATGTTCTAAATCCAAATCTTACTTGAAGAGAGCAGCTGATTTTGGAACCCATATGGAATAGATTGATACAGTTACAATGGAAAGATAATTAACCTTTCATATTCCGCTTGTTTGCTTTTGAAAGTTTAAGCCAGAAAGAATCTGACAGTATTTCTGGCCCACACAGCTGGGTTTACACATGCTACAAACTTCAGGGCCGTCTGATGAGCACTGGGCTTCGTGTTCTTGGGCTGCTTGGCTGTTTCTGAGTCCCTCCCACTAACAAAGCATGTCTCCTCAGGGGCAGGCATGTCTGGGGAGCAGGTGTATGAGTTCAGGGCACAAGACAAATAACAAAAGATTCCAGAGTTTTCCAAGCTCACACAGGAGGGTGGTAAAACACAGATTTATCTACTGCCATTTGCCTCAAAGACCTGATGAAGGAAAAACTTAGAAACCTCTGTCATTGTGACCCGAGAAAATGTGCAACCCCCAAAGCACTGTATACTTCACTAACCCAGATTCTTAGACTTAACTGTGAGGTTCTGTCATTAACCCTTTAATTTTCCTTGCTATAAAAAGCTTTCCATCTAGCCCATAAGGAAATGAAGAAcagtcagaaatgaaaaaggacgGTCATAATTAATGACATGTAAACCTTCACAGTTTTAGTTTCATATAACTTCACTAAGCACCCACAATGAAAATGCAAGTTGAGTTTTTTATTCAatcattctgtgaaaaatacctcagTAAATAGGAACATTTTGCCCTTCAGTGATCTTCCATGTGaatacccacccccacccccttttttttttaattttagatttttaaaaaatttttatacaaataGACTAACTTTGATTTGAAGTAAACATATAAAAGTTGAGAGGAATATTGCTTGCACAATGGACGTGGAAGTAGAggagtggggtgggcagggcGAGGAAGGGGCTGCCCCTTGGGGCAGGCAGAGAGACAGACCACCGCAGGATCAGAAGGCACAAGCACCCATGTGATCTAGAATGTTCGTGGGGGAGGAACTGGGGGAAGGGAGTCGTCTGGTTCATCCGCCACTGTGGAGAAAACCGGCTAGGATAAAGGTGCGCAGACACGGGACAAGTGCCCCCCTGGAGAGCAAGAAAGCTCAGAAGACAGCTCGCAGGAGTGGTGCAGAGAAACAGCCAGTGCTATTTATTTGGATGTCTGTGCCATGGTGGGTACAAACTATATTCTCTGCTCTGTGGgaccaaaaccaaaacagaataaaacaaacaaaaatcccccCCCAGATCCCCGAGAAGCAGCAAGAAGGAATGCAAGAAGTCTTAACGGGACATACTGATCCGGGTGGGGTGGTGAACGCGGCGCGCGCCTTTAATGCGCATCCAACTTTGTCACCTAGGCCGGGCTCTCCTATCAGGGTGGTTCGGCTACTGACCGACGGGGACATAGGGAGCAGGCCAAGCCGCTCTCCCTGCCTCTATGTGACTTCCCgtcccttccctgcctcctccagggtTAGAGTCTTTTTCCTCCACGAAGGAAGCGCTGACCCGGGGCTGGGAAGGCGTGGACAGGATCCCATGGCACCGACACCGCGTCCTCGGAGCCCTGCTGCGCGTGCGCACAGCCTGGAGGCGCTCATCAAGGCAGCCTGGCAGAActatgaattaaaaagaaaaggagaggggaaacaaaaacaaaaacaccccacGTCTGTCTTTTCTCGAACTAAAGGAGAAACTGAGGGATGGCACGGCCTCCGGCAGGGACGCCCACAGTTAGGAGATGATGGCCGGGGACCACCGAGGCAGAGTCAGATTGTCAGCACTTGCTGACCGCTTCCTCGTGGGTTTTCTCAGGTCCTTGTACTTGTCCTCGCAGAGGCGGGAGATGGCCTGAGGGGCAGGAGAGAGACACTCACATCAGCCCCGGGGCCGGCTCCCTGGCCACACTCTCCATCCTCGCAGTGGGCCAGCACCATCCCCGACACTGAAGACACTCAGGATGAAGGTGCTGAGGGCCCCGCACCTCCATTGGAAGACGGCTCTGACATGTGAGCCTTCTTCCCACACCTGCAGCCGCCAAAGTTGGATGGAAAGAGCCCGGTGCAAATGCAAAGCCGAGCTATACGTAAGACACAAGTGTCACACAGCTTCACAGTGACGGCCCTACACCCAGGTCAAGACCAACAACAAGGCTGTGGAGAAAATGcttcaaaaaaatgaaacaagtggGTTCAGACCTTTCTGGATTGCCAATCATAGGGTCATCTGGTATATTTTCCCTTATAAAAGTGAATGCTTGTTTAAAACcggttttaaaaaacttatttgatttaaaaaacagaatcaatGCACATTAAATAAAAACCAGTACTGAGAAGGTTATTAAAAGTATGAGGTTGTACCAATGCAATCCAGGTCATCTGGTCCTTATTTTTCGATGACTGGCAATGGCAGGAACTAGCCTGAGCACAGAGCTCTGCCGCAGGAGTGTACCCTCAGGACGCTGGCGCCTCTTACCTCCAGCTTGTGGGCCCTCTCCCTGCTCAGGGGCTCCAAGGGGAAGCTCAGGTTGTTGGCTTCCGCCAGAGAACGAAGATCAAAATAATACTTGGCATAAACACTGGAAGGAACGTTGATGTTGAACTGGAGCAATTCAAGGAACTGTCGCTCTAGCTCGTTCCTGCAGAGGAAGACAGAAACGCGCAGCTCGGCCGCCGTCCCCACCGCGGACGGCCCAAGCAGGCTGCTGGACACGGAGGCCACAAGACCGCGCCCTCCAGGGAGAAGCGCCATCTCACCAGCGGCCCGCTTAGACGCAGAGTTGCCATCTCACCACCAAACTGGCGATAAAAGCCAAGCCCATCTGGTCCAGTGTCCGGAAGGATGAGGCCTGATTAACTGGGATGATCAGTACCAGGAAGTGCTTCAGGGTGACCCCAACACTGAGAccaagcacatgtgtgtgtgcacacacatacgcaTGCAGCAGGCTCTGGCCTCACCTCACCACATGAACCATCAGTTCAAACAGGGGGCAGAAGACACAGTTAGGAGCTGTCAAACAGAGTCCAGTGAGATTGGACAGCTGCCGAGAGGACAGGCCTCCAAGACCCAGAGGATCGCCTTGCTGGGAGGGAAGGGTGGGGAAGCGATGAGCAGCTTCCTCAGGACCATGGGAGTGGAGGGAGGAGACCACCAGTCTCAGCATGCACCCACCCAGCCACCCTAACCCCAAGCCTAACCCATCACCTGCAGGGTCTGTGAGGACCCACAGCTGGGCCACCCATCTGATTTGACAGGTCTGGGTGGGCCCAAGAACATGCATCTCTAgtatgctcctgctgctaagccTTCCTTCCTGCTGAAAACTTGGATAACAGCACCTGATTCATAAAGGAGCCAACCCCCTTCTAGCTGGATGAAGCCAGAACACAATTGTAAAACGTCCCCCATCAGCAGGCCCACCTCTTAGCGGTCAGTGCTGGGGGAGAAGCATCCTCAGGGAGAGGTCTGTCTGTCAGCACTGGTCCTGGACCAGACTCTCAGCTCTAGGCCACCCTCCGGGCAGCACCCTGGACTCACTTCTGTCGTTTATCAcagtctcccctcctcctctcctccaagCCATAATCCGTGACATCTAACTGCAGCCTGGCCCCAGCACAGCACCTGACACACAGCTGGTGCTCAATAATTACTGTTAATAATTATTGAGTGGAGTGGACCAAGATTAGCCTGAGTGGAGGGATCAGGGAAAGCTTCCTTGAAGTGACAGCTGAGCTAAGTCTGGGAGGCGGTAGTGGCTGGTTCCCTGACAGCAGCTCTCAGGCAAAAGATAACTAAGAAACCTCAGCAAGTTGTTATCGAAGGCCTGAGCGCTTTGGAGGGAAAGATCAAGACATTGAATTCAGTTCATCTAATCAGAAGGGCTGCTTCCACGCAGCTTTGAGAAAGGAATTAAGCCCCAAATGTATATGTAATGTCAAAATCTACTCTTCTAATCACTTTTATTTATGCCTGCTCTAAGTCAGACAGGAGATCATCCTGTGAAATACAAGAATCCAGGTAACAGCTTAACAAGACTTGGGAGCTGCCTGTGGACACACTGCCACCTAGTGGCCACGTGGTGACACTGCAGCTCCCATTCTCCAATGCCAGGAAGAAACACCAGTTAGAGAGCCAGAGAAGCTATTCCCACCCCAGACGGTTATCTAGACACCACTGCCTTTTGTTGAGGGTATAACCAGGATTGAAGTCAAGAGGAATCTGGTTTCAAGCAAGGTGGCAGTTTCCCCAGGTAAAAACAGcctttctgaatatttatttttttaatgtttctgtttaAGTTTTGGGGGAAATAAAGATTTTAGAGTGGCTGTGTTTTCAAACTAGggtaatatttagaaaataaaaataattccccAAATTTGAATTTCCAAACGGTAGCAGTACCTCCTCCAGGGACATCTGACAGCTTGTTATATGATAaatcatcatgtctgactctttgcatccccatgaactttagcccgcctggctccttgtctatgggattctccaggtaagaatactagagtgggttgccatttccttctccaggaaatcttgccCAGGacatcgaacctgagtctctttcgtcttctgcactggcaggtggattctttaccattagcaccacctgggaagcctaattaCCAGTAAATAGTTCTGatgtaaaattttataataagtaAATTCAAGCCAATAAATCAAAACATTTCAGAAGTATTTGTTACATTAGGTCATTACTGTAAAGAAACCCAGTTGAATTGATGCCACTTAGCAACTTGTGAATGGGGCTCTACAATGGAAGAAAGAGTTGTTTCATCACCTCATGGCCTATTGACTTTTCTAGAAAAATGAGCCCACTTTTAAACACCAGCTACTAAgcggcaatcccactcctgggcacagacTCCAATGAGTAGGGCCTCAGGGAGGAATCTGCACAGTGATGTTCACGTTTACAGCAGAGTTACTCACAGCAGCCAAAAGGTGGGAGGGACCAACTTATGGTCTGTATGACAATTCTCTTAATAACTGTTTTCAGCCTGAAATAaaatcaagactttaaaaaaaaatttttttcttattcttgctATCAAAAACTTcgtatttttcttactttttaaggATAAAGAATAATAGGTGCAGGAAAGAGTCTTTACTGGTCTGTAGTAGGAAAAGGCTCTGTGGCAAAAGATGCATGAACATAAACAAGTGTCCCCAGGGCAGACAAAAGCGAGGGGATGCCCAGCCAGCCAGCAACCGGAGGAAGGAGCAGGTAGGGTCCAGGGACACAGATGGGGGCTGGGACACAGTGGAACCTCCTCTAGTAAGAGGAGGTTGTCCGGCTTGAGGAAGGTGGACAAAAAGATGGGAAAAACATCAGTAAGAATTGGGTCAGCAATGCAGAAGTTCATCCTGATTGTTCCCAAAGCAGCTCCTTTCATCCTGACCCCACTTCCTAAACACCCAGCCCCAGGGACCCCAGGCCCCGGGCTGCAGGTGAACCCAGAACAGTGCCCTGAGAGAGGAGTGGCCTGACCGGGAAACACAGGAGGACCCTGAGGGACAGAAAGTGCATGTGAAGCCAAGTGAACCTGCAACATGAGACAGAAGCAGTGACAATCTCCTCTCTGGAACTGAGCAGCGGCAGGGAGCACTTTAGCCCGTCTGCTGCCTGTCGTCAGTCTGCAGTGAGTAGTGGGGATGAACCCCACCGCAGACGGGGAGCAGAAAGGTAAAGGAACATGCCCTGAAACATGGTTTCAGAGTCTAGATTCACAAGCCAGAAAGTGTTACCAGTACCCGTCTGGGACCCAAAGGACAAGACGCACAGGTTTTTGTAAATCCTATCCGCAACAGTGTCCTTGCTCGGCCAGCTCACAACAGACGCACAGCCAGAGTCACTCACTCCACCCCGAGCTCGTCCACGCGGGGATGCCCCCGCCCACACTCACATATCCTCCACCGTGATGTCCTTCAGGATCTGGCAGTAGTCCACGTTCCACACCGCCTGGTCGTCCCACACCTTGGAGGCCAGCAGGATGGCCCCCAGAACAATCCGCTTCCAGTTGGCTGGACAGATGTCAATCTCTGCATATGTGAGAAGCCGTTCGAGGTACACCTGGAAGACACGAGCACACCAGCGCCCTTCATCCCTAAACCACAGGCAGAGGGAGAGTCAGGGGCTCCCTCCCAAGCCGCAGCAGCCCCAATGGCCTCGGCAGCCCGTCTGTGCAGCCTGTGGTCTGTGAACCAGGGCCCAGGTGGGGAAGCCCCAGGGAGGCTGACCGGGGCCAGCACCTGTCTGCCTCTGCCACCCAAACAGGAGCTCTC contains these protein-coding regions:
- the CCNY gene encoding cyclin-Y isoform X3; protein product: MIAQSVNQTSSIQLNALAIYYHIKNRDPDGRMLLDIFDENLHPLSKSEVPPDYDKHNPEQKQIYRFVRTLFSAAQLTAECAIVTLVYLERLLTYAEIDICPANWKRIVLGAILLASKVWDDQAVWNVDYCQILKDITVEDMNELERQFLELLQFNINVPSSVYAKYYFDLRSLAEANNLSFPLEPLSRERAHKLEAISRLCEDKYKDLRKPTRKRSASADNLTLPRWSPAIIS